Proteins from a single region of Apium graveolens cultivar Ventura chromosome 7, ASM990537v1, whole genome shotgun sequence:
- the LOC141673869 gene encoding uncharacterized protein LOC141673869, which yields MSAFFEASTATHPQAYKKAMKALEQASKGAFEKMSDLEPGMWSKAFFKTHSLTDSTENNISECFNSWILKARYMPIIDMLIEIHDMLMTRVHQKRDRMSIQDIVIVPKAKQILDEAINESCGLTVLWDGRETYVVKGRGTSCSVNLQRRSCSCRVWDLLGIPCCHGVTAIQETRKNPIDYVHSCYLKETYMQTYPYCLDVIRGEDFWEDVEGDLVLPPLIKKN from the coding sequence ATGAGTGCATTTTTTGAAGCATCAACAGCAACTCACCCCCAGGCCTATAAGAAAGCAATGAAGGCACTTGAGCAAGCCTCTAAAGGTGCTTTTGAGAAGATGAGTGACTTAGAACCAGGTATGTGGTCCAAGGCTTTCTTTAAGACACACTCATTGACTGATTCCACTGAAAATAATATAAGTGAGTGTTTTAACTCATGGATTTTGAAAGCAAGATATATGCCTATTATTGATATGCTTATAGAAATCCATGACATGCTTATGACAAGAGTTCATCAAAAAAGAGATAGAATGTCAATACAAGATATTGTTATTGTTCCAAAAGCTAAACAAATTTTAGATGAAGCAATTAACGAATCATGTGGGCTTACTGTTCTGTGGGATGGTAGGGAGACTTATGTTGTAAAGGGTAGGGGCACATCTTGTTCAGTTAATCTGCAAAGAAGGTCCTGTTCTTGTAGAGTCTGGGATTTGTTAGGTATACCCTGTTGTCATGGTGTTACTGCAATTCAAGAGACTAGAAAGAATCCCATTGATTATGTTCACTCATGTTATTTAAAGGAAACATATATGCAGACTTATCCATACTGTTTGGATGTGATAAGGGGGGAAGATTTTTGGGAAGATGTGGAAGGTGACTTGGTGTTACCTCCACTAATTAAAAAAAACTAA